Part of the Flavobacterium sp. MDT1-60 genome, AATCAATGCTTACAGAAGAATGTCACCTGAATGATTATTTAGCGGATAAAGGTATCGAAGTTATCGATTCTGATTTAGGAGAATATATTGTTCAGCTCCGTAAAGAACCGCCAAGCCACATTGTATTGCCGGCAATTCACCTAAAAAAAGAAGATGTAAGTGAAACATTTCACGAACATCTGGGTACGGAAAAAGGAAATTTTGATCCTCAATATTTAACCGAATCAGCAAGGCGTGAACTTCGTGATACATTTTTAACTCGTAAAGCGGCTTTAACCGGAGTTAATTTTGCAGTTGCCGAAACAGGCGAATTTGTAGTTTGTACCAATGAAGGAAATGCTGATATGGGTGCGCATTTAGCAGATGTTCACATTGCGTGTATGGGATTCGAAAAACTGATTCCGCAACGCAAACATCTAGGTGTTTTCCTGAGATTATTGGCCAGAAGTGCAACAGGACAACCGATTACCACTTTTTCAAGTCATTTTAAAAAGCCAAGAGACGGAAAAGAAATTCATATTGTAATTGTTGATAATGGAAGAAGTACACAATTAGGAAGACCCGATTTTAGAAACTCTTTAAAATGTATTCGTTGTGGCGCTTGTATGAACACTTGTCCGGTTTACAGAAGAAGTGGTGGACATAGTTATCATAATGCGGTGGCAGGACCAATTGGGTCTATTTTAGCCCCTAATTTAGACATGAGCAAAAATGCCGATTTACCTTTTGCAAGCACACTTTGTGGTTCGTGTACGAATGTATGTCCGGTAAAAATTGATATTCACGATCAGTTGTACAAATGGCGTCAGGTTTTGGTGAAGGAGGGTCATACGCCAACTTCAAAAACGATTGCGATGAAAACCATGGCAACCGTTTTAGCGAATCCAACCGTATTTAATTTAGCCGGAAAATCAGGAAGATTTGTAATGAAAAATATTCCGGCATTAGTGAATAATAAAATGAACAAATGGTACGATCAACGTGAAATGCCAGACGTTCCGGAAGAATCTTTTAGAGAATGGTACAAGAAAAATTCAAGGGAATCTAAAGCGAAAAAAGATGAGTAGTAAAGCTGAAATTTTAAATAAAATAAAACAAAGTCAGCCTAATCTAACTGCTGAATTACCTGATCTAAAAGTTTTGGGTTCAGAACAGTTTGATGTGCTGGAAATGTATAAAACGGTATTAAAAAACATTGGAGGAAATCCGGTAGAAGTGGCTGATTATAATGAAATACTAGCTTATATCAGGAATAATTATCCACTGGAGAAACGCATTATAACGACAATTTCGGAGCTTTCTGAAATCGCTGTTTTAGATTGGACCAATGATGATCCGCATTCGCTTCAAAATGTAGAATTAACGATTATAAAAGCACATTTTGGTGTTGCTGAAAATAGTGCCCTTTGGGTAACCGATGCTATTTTAGGACAACGTGTAGCACCTTTTATTACACAATATCTGGCTATCATAGTAAATAAAAAAGACCTTATTCCAACAATGCATCAGGCTTACGATCGAATCGGAAATCAGGAATATGGTTTCGGAACTTTTATCGCCGGACCTTCTAAGACTGCGGATATTGAACAGTCTTTGGTTTTGGGTGCACATGGGGCAAGAGGATTGGTTGTTTTTTTGATGGAATAAAAATATATCGTTTCATAAAGAATTTATAATATTAGGATTTGATTCGGATTGTGTAAATCGCAGAGACGCGATTCATCGCGTCTCTACTCTTAAAATGAAAATGTGCAATGGCGATTAATTGATGATGAAATGCGCATTTGCCGATTAATTGATTATGGAACTGCAGAGACGCGATAAATCGCGTCTGTACGCAATAGAAAGCGAAGGGCAATAAAAAGTTTTTTTTCTATTTAAAAAGTAGAGCCATAAAAAATAATTCCCATCATAAATCAAAATAAAACTCCTTGCTAGTCCAGGCGTCCCGTTCTTGAACGCAAATTTAAAATATTTCTTAATTTATCCAAAAAGCATTTTTCGTATATTTGAAATATGGATGTAAATATAAAAGACATATCTATCAAACGTGCCACTACTGCTGATTTACCTAAACTGGTAGAATTTCTGCAGTTTCTTGTTGCTGCAGAGCGACCATTTGACCCAACACTTAAAGAGGGTCAAATCTTCTATTATAACATAGAAGATTTTATATCCGATGAGAAAACAGAACTTCTGGTTATCGACTATAAGCATCAAATCATTGGTTGTGGATATGCCCAGATTCGATCAGCAAAACCGTATCAAAACCATGAATTATTCGGTTATCTTGGTTTCATGTATGTAAGCCCGGAATTTAGAGGAAATGGGTTTAATAATCTATTGCTGAATGATCTTAAAAAATGGGTTTTATCTAAAGGAATAACTGAGGTTAGACTCGAGGTTTACTCTGAAAACGAGCCAGCAATCAGAGCTTATGAAAAAGCCGGTTTTAAGCAGATATTGACAACGATGCGTTGCGATATAAGCTAAAGCGGGACAGTTGAGAAGTAAAGAATTATAAAAATGCCAATTGAACATATAGATACTTTTTTTTGCAGGTATAACTTTATTAAAAATACAGATTAGGGATAAAATCTTATAAGTAAAGAAGTATATTAATTTTTATATACTCATTTTTATGAAATATCTATAAAATTAACTTATAATTGTACCTTTTACACCAAACAAAAAAATATTTATTTTGAGGTATTTTGTTTTACATCTTCTTTTTTTAATAGGTTTTTCTTCTG contains:
- a CDS encoding lactate utilization protein B, with amino-acid sequence MSSKKIIEHSEAATRFNKDVERVNWHDETLWFVREKRDKSANQIQDWELLRETASRIKNNVLANMHDYLSDFEANAQKNGIIVHWAADAKEHNEIVHSILQKHDVKQMVKSKSMLTEECHLNDYLADKGIEVIDSDLGEYIVQLRKEPPSHIVLPAIHLKKEDVSETFHEHLGTEKGNFDPQYLTESARRELRDTFLTRKAALTGVNFAVAETGEFVVCTNEGNADMGAHLADVHIACMGFEKLIPQRKHLGVFLRLLARSATGQPITTFSSHFKKPRDGKEIHIVIVDNGRSTQLGRPDFRNSLKCIRCGACMNTCPVYRRSGGHSYHNAVAGPIGSILAPNLDMSKNADLPFASTLCGSCTNVCPVKIDIHDQLYKWRQVLVKEGHTPTSKTIAMKTMATVLANPTVFNLAGKSGRFVMKNIPALVNNKMNKWYDQREMPDVPEESFREWYKKNSRESKAKKDE
- a CDS encoding LUD domain-containing protein, which produces MSSKAEILNKIKQSQPNLTAELPDLKVLGSEQFDVLEMYKTVLKNIGGNPVEVADYNEILAYIRNNYPLEKRIITTISELSEIAVLDWTNDDPHSLQNVELTIIKAHFGVAENSALWVTDAILGQRVAPFITQYLAIIVNKKDLIPTMHQAYDRIGNQEYGFGTFIAGPSKTADIEQSLVLGAHGARGLVVFLME
- a CDS encoding GNAT family N-acetyltransferase, producing MDVNIKDISIKRATTADLPKLVEFLQFLVAAERPFDPTLKEGQIFYYNIEDFISDEKTELLVIDYKHQIIGCGYAQIRSAKPYQNHELFGYLGFMYVSPEFRGNGFNNLLLNDLKKWVLSKGITEVRLEVYSENEPAIRAYEKAGFKQILTTMRCDIS